Proteins encoded by one window of Microbacterium testaceum:
- a CDS encoding bifunctional dTDP-4-dehydrorhamnose 3,5-epimerase family protein/NAD(P)-dependent oxidoreductase yields the protein MATAFGKQLGVTPTDIPGLVVFDLPVHGDSRGWFKENWQREKMSALGLPDFGPVQNNVSFNDAVGTTRGIHAEPWDKWVSVATGRIFGAWVDLREGPSFGAVFTTELDPSRAVFVPRGVGNSYQTLEPDTAYTYLVNDHWSPRAEYSFLNLADETSAIDWPIPLADVEISAKDLAHPRLRDVTPIPPRKILVVGASGQLGLALQQEFSGLPHVEYATRADLDLNDSDIDGARRWRDYGVIINAAAHTAVDIAETPDGRRAAWAANVAGVATLSRIATANGLTLVHVSSDYVFDGASDRPYREDDPVCPLGVYGQTKAAGDALVSTVPRHYIVRTSWVIGEGKNFVRTMAALADRGVDPRVVDDQVGRLTFTGDIAAGIRHLIESNAPHGVYNLTGSGEPMSWAEVARRVFDLTGHDSARVTGVSTDEYFAAATAPVAPRPRHSVLDLSKLEATGFRTTPATDSLATLLGV from the coding sequence ATGGCAACCGCCTTCGGCAAGCAGTTGGGCGTCACACCGACCGACATCCCGGGTCTCGTCGTCTTCGATCTCCCGGTCCACGGCGACAGTCGCGGGTGGTTCAAGGAGAACTGGCAGCGCGAGAAGATGAGCGCGCTGGGGCTGCCCGACTTCGGCCCCGTCCAGAACAACGTCTCGTTCAACGACGCCGTCGGCACCACCCGCGGCATCCACGCCGAACCCTGGGACAAGTGGGTCTCGGTCGCGACGGGCCGGATCTTCGGCGCGTGGGTGGATCTTCGCGAGGGACCGTCGTTCGGCGCGGTCTTCACCACCGAACTCGACCCGTCGCGAGCCGTCTTCGTTCCGCGCGGGGTCGGCAACTCGTACCAGACACTCGAGCCCGATACGGCGTACACCTATCTCGTCAACGACCACTGGTCACCCCGCGCCGAGTACTCGTTCCTGAACCTCGCCGACGAGACCTCCGCGATCGACTGGCCGATCCCGCTCGCCGACGTGGAGATCTCCGCCAAGGACCTCGCCCACCCGCGTCTGCGCGACGTGACGCCCATTCCCCCGCGAAAGATCCTCGTCGTCGGTGCGTCCGGTCAGCTCGGCCTCGCCCTCCAGCAGGAGTTCTCCGGGTTACCGCACGTCGAGTACGCGACTCGCGCGGACCTGGACCTCAACGACTCCGATATCGACGGCGCGCGTCGCTGGCGCGACTACGGCGTGATCATCAATGCCGCCGCCCACACCGCCGTCGACATCGCCGAAACGCCCGACGGTCGTCGCGCCGCGTGGGCCGCCAATGTGGCCGGGGTCGCGACCCTCTCCCGCATCGCGACCGCAAACGGCCTCACCCTGGTCCACGTCTCCAGCGATTACGTCTTCGACGGCGCCAGCGATCGGCCCTACCGCGAGGACGACCCCGTCTGCCCCCTCGGCGTGTACGGACAGACCAAGGCGGCGGGTGATGCGCTCGTCTCGACGGTGCCTCGGCATTACATCGTCCGGACCTCGTGGGTGATCGGTGAGGGCAAGAACTTCGTCCGCACGATGGCAGCGTTGGCCGACCGGGGCGTCGATCCGCGTGTCGTCGACGATCAGGTGGGACGTCTGACCTTCACCGGTGACATCGCGGCCGGTATCCGCCATCTCATCGAGAGCAACGCGCCCCACGGGGTGTACAACCTCACGGGAAGCGGCGAGCCGATGTCGTGGGCCGAGGTAGCTCGCCGAGTATTCGACCTCACCGGTCACGACAGTGCACGGGTGACGGGCGTCTCCACCGACGAGTACTTCGCCGCCGCCACCGCCCCGGTCGCCCCCCGCCCGCGTCACAGCGTGTTGGATCTGTCCAAGCTCGAGGCCACGGGCTTCCGGACGACACCGGCTACCGACTCTCTCGCGACGCTACTCGGGGTCTGA
- a CDS encoding GDP-mannose 4,6-dehydratase has protein sequence MADSRRALITGITGQDGGHIASLLHSKGYEVFGLIRGQNNPRREATQSEFPYVTLIEGDLTDPTSLVRAVETSDPDEFYNLAAISHVGYSFKNPTLTADVTAKGVLNALEAVRITGRAQKTKFYQASTSEMFGGLDYNRPGAGYNENSLFHPRSPYGVAKLYGHWIAKNYRESYDMYVSCGILFNHEGERRGVEFVTRKITHAVARIKLGLQPHIELGDLWPKRDWGYAGDYVEGMWRMLQHETPDDFVLATGETHSIEEFLTLAFAEIGVDDWRPYVVQNPAFMRPAEVDILLGDPAKAENELGWRREVDFPGLVARMVSHDLQQQSALLSNPA, from the coding sequence ATGGCAGATTCCCGACGTGCATTGATCACCGGAATCACGGGACAGGACGGCGGGCACATCGCGAGCCTCCTGCATTCCAAGGGATACGAGGTGTTCGGGCTCATCCGTGGCCAGAATAACCCCCGCCGTGAAGCCACGCAGAGCGAGTTCCCCTACGTCACCCTGATCGAGGGCGACCTCACCGACCCGACATCGCTCGTCCGCGCCGTCGAGACGAGCGACCCCGACGAGTTCTACAACCTGGCGGCGATCAGCCATGTCGGCTACTCGTTCAAGAACCCGACCCTCACCGCAGACGTGACCGCGAAGGGCGTTCTCAACGCCCTCGAGGCCGTCCGCATCACCGGGCGCGCCCAGAAGACCAAGTTCTACCAGGCCTCCACATCCGAGATGTTCGGCGGTCTCGACTACAACCGGCCCGGTGCCGGATACAACGAGAACTCGCTGTTCCACCCGCGCAGCCCGTATGGCGTCGCCAAGCTCTACGGCCACTGGATCGCCAAGAACTACCGCGAGAGCTACGACATGTACGTCTCGTGCGGCATCCTCTTCAATCACGAGGGCGAGCGCCGCGGCGTCGAGTTCGTCACGCGCAAGATCACGCACGCCGTGGCCCGCATCAAGCTCGGCCTGCAGCCGCACATCGAGCTGGGCGACCTGTGGCCCAAGCGCGACTGGGGCTACGCCGGAGACTACGTCGAAGGCATGTGGCGCATGCTGCAGCACGAAACCCCCGATGACTTCGTCCTCGCGACCGGCGAGACCCACTCCATCGAGGAGTTTCTCACTCTCGCCTTCGCCGAGATTGGCGTCGACGACTGGAGGCCCTACGTCGTACAGAACCCCGCGTTCATGCGTCCCGCCGAGGTCGACATCCTGCTCGGCGACCCCGCCAAAGCCGAGAACGAACTCGGGTGGCGTCGCGAGGTCGACTTCCCGGGCCTGGTGGCGCGAATGGTCTCCCACGACCTGCAGCAGCAGTCGGCTCTGCTGAGCAACCCCGCGTGA
- a CDS encoding NAD-dependent epimerase/dehydratase family protein, with protein sequence MTFTLAITGANGFVGPHVAQLAQRAGMRVWAAGREADPAERLAPFCDAYYGTDLTGEWPFPIGVDAVVHLAGLAAVGRSFSEPQRYLDVNSSIMTVMCETLLERSEGTRVVVVSSGAVYAPPSEGRSVDEAHALAATSPYAVAKMLVETLAEYYSRRGIDTVVARPFNHIGPGQGPGFLIPDLTQKLRSAVPGEPVQTGNLSTARDYTDVRDVAAAYVTLASASLHEHATYNVGSGRSHTGAEMLEALASALDVPVPPTRIDAGLLRPGDVADIRGDASRLRDEFGWAPTIDWRSSITDYVGALA encoded by the coding sequence GTGACCTTCACCCTCGCGATCACGGGGGCGAACGGATTCGTCGGCCCGCACGTCGCCCAGCTCGCTCAGCGAGCGGGAATGCGCGTGTGGGCCGCCGGCCGTGAGGCGGACCCGGCAGAGCGGCTCGCTCCGTTCTGCGACGCCTACTACGGAACCGACCTGACCGGTGAGTGGCCGTTCCCGATCGGGGTCGACGCGGTGGTGCACCTCGCCGGGCTCGCCGCCGTCGGGCGGTCCTTCTCGGAGCCGCAGCGCTACCTCGACGTCAACAGCTCGATCATGACCGTGATGTGCGAAACCCTTCTCGAGCGGTCCGAGGGCACACGCGTGGTCGTCGTCAGCTCGGGCGCCGTGTACGCCCCTCCGTCCGAGGGGAGATCGGTCGACGAGGCCCACGCCCTGGCCGCGACGTCGCCCTATGCCGTGGCGAAGATGCTCGTCGAGACCCTGGCCGAGTACTACTCGCGACGGGGCATCGACACCGTGGTGGCGCGTCCGTTCAATCACATCGGCCCGGGCCAGGGACCAGGCTTCCTCATCCCGGACCTGACGCAGAAGCTGCGGTCCGCGGTGCCCGGCGAGCCCGTGCAGACGGGCAATCTTTCCACCGCTCGCGACTACACCGATGTGCGCGACGTCGCGGCGGCCTACGTCACCCTCGCGTCGGCCTCGCTGCACGAACACGCGACGTACAACGTCGGATCAGGCCGGTCGCACACGGGCGCCGAGATGCTCGAAGCACTTGCCTCGGCGCTCGATGTGCCCGTTCCTCCCACGCGCATCGACGCGGGGCTGCTGCGTCCCGGTGACGTCGCGGACATCCGCGGTGACGCATCTCGCCTGCGCGACGAGTTCGGCTGGGCCCCCACCATTGATTGGCGTTCCTCGATCACCGACTACGTCGGCGCACTCGCATGA